A window of Emcibacter sp. SYSU 3D8 genomic DNA:
AGCTTCATCGACGATCTGGGCGCGGACAGCCTTGATACGGTCGAGCTGGTAATGGCGTTCGAGGAAGAGTTCGGCATCGAGATACCGGACGACGCGGCCGAGAAGATTTTGACCGTGAAGGATGCGGTCGATTTCATCGAGCAGGCCAGCTAAACCCTATTCGGGATCAATGGAACAGGCAGGGTGATGCGTCGAGTAGTGGTTACAGGCCTGGGGCTGGTTACGCCTTTGGGCGCCGGTATCGAAATTCCGTGGCGTCGGCTGATCGAAGGTCAGTCGGGTGCACGGGCCATCACCAAGTTCGACACGACGGACTACGTGGCGAAAATCGCCTGCGATGTCCCGATCGGCGACGGTACCGATGGTTCCTTCAATCCGGACCAGTGGATGGAGCCGAAGGAGCAACGCAAGG
This region includes:
- a CDS encoding acyl carrier protein, which gives rise to MSDVAERVKKVVVEHLGVDEDKVTESASFIDDLGADSLDTVELVMAFEEEFGIEIPDDAAEKILTVKDAVDFIEQAS